From Pseudonocardia autotrophica, one genomic window encodes:
- a CDS encoding ABC transporter ATP-binding protein — MAEVAYRAASRIYPGPPPVRAVDKLELEIADGEFLVLVGPSGSGKSTALRMLAGLEEVDEGGIEIGGREVSALEPKDRDIAMVFQNYALYPHMTVADNMGFALKLQRVGRDEITRRVREAAALLDLVPYLDRKPKALSGGQRQRVAMGRAIVREPAVFLMDEPLSNLDAKLRVETRAGVAALQQRLGATTVYVTHDQVEAMTMGHRVAVLRDGLLEQCATPRELYDRPATAFVAGFIGSPAMNLRTAPLVPDGADLAGLTVPLSREVLDRAHRAGLSEVTVGVRPEGMRVADDEEKAVDLTVELAEELGSDTYLHGRVGTDAEARRFVVRTVGGDAPPVGREIRVTLRDPVAVHAFDPSTGMRLG; from the coding sequence ATGGCCGAGGTCGCCTACCGGGCCGCGTCCCGCATCTATCCCGGCCCACCGCCGGTACGTGCCGTCGACAAGCTGGAGCTGGAGATCGCCGACGGTGAGTTCCTGGTGCTCGTCGGGCCGTCCGGGTCCGGCAAGTCCACCGCCCTGCGGATGCTCGCCGGCCTGGAGGAGGTCGACGAGGGCGGCATCGAGATCGGCGGCCGCGAGGTCAGCGCGCTCGAACCCAAGGACCGCGACATCGCGATGGTCTTCCAGAACTACGCGCTCTACCCGCACATGACCGTCGCCGACAACATGGGCTTCGCGCTGAAGCTGCAGCGGGTCGGCCGTGACGAGATCACCCGTCGGGTGCGCGAGGCCGCCGCGCTGCTCGATCTCGTGCCCTACCTGGACCGCAAGCCCAAGGCGCTGTCCGGCGGACAGCGCCAGCGGGTCGCCATGGGGCGCGCCATCGTCCGCGAGCCGGCCGTGTTCCTGATGGACGAGCCACTGTCCAACCTGGACGCCAAGCTGCGGGTGGAGACCCGCGCCGGGGTCGCCGCGCTGCAGCAGCGCCTCGGCGCGACCACCGTCTACGTCACCCACGACCAGGTCGAGGCGATGACGATGGGGCACCGGGTGGCCGTCCTGCGGGACGGGTTGCTGGAGCAGTGCGCGACCCCGCGTGAGCTCTACGACCGCCCGGCCACCGCGTTCGTCGCCGGTTTCATCGGATCGCCCGCGATGAACCTGCGCACCGCGCCGCTGGTGCCCGACGGCGCCGACCTGGCCGGGCTGACGGTGCCGCTGTCGCGCGAGGTGCTGGACCGGGCGCACCGGGCCGGGCTCTCCGAGGTCACCGTCGGGGTGCGCCCCGAGGGGATGCGGGTCGCCGACGACGAGGAGAAGGCCGTGGATCTGACCGTCGAACTGGCCGAGGAGCTGGGCTCGGACACCTACCTGCACGGCCGGGTCGGGACCGACGCCGAGGCCCGCCGGTTCGTGGTGCGCACCGTCGGCGGCGACGCCCCGCCGGTGGGCCGGGAGATCCGGGTGACCCTGCGTGATCCGGTGGCGGTACACGCCTTCGACCCGTCGACCGGAATGCGGCTCGGATGA